The following coding sequences lie in one Notolabrus celidotus isolate fNotCel1 chromosome 20, fNotCel1.pri, whole genome shotgun sequence genomic window:
- the LOC117832485 gene encoding uncharacterized protein LOC117832485, with protein MSAISLKLITYLCLCGTALSGSDSNGVVWRNLGESVTIQCRSPTPDQHYLYLIKGLEDFQVLFGEKKTGTYKIEQSFTSRLQCDGDLPNVDIVIKNLTSDDIGPYWCEYQKMDFDSPQPSKQRGQGSVIVVVRDTEHEEKCEQWPSKNLVLVSVVICAVILLVILLVFFIWIVKTKTLGTTVKPQRVSNNDVYEDMRGTIRR; from the exons ATGTCTGCCATCAGCTTGAAGCTCATAACCTACCTTTGTCTCTGCGGCACAGCGTTAAGTGGCTCAG ATAGCAATGGAGTAGTCTGGAGAAATTTGGGGGAATCTGTCACCATCCAGTGCAGATCACCCACCCCAGACCAGCACTACCTGTATCTGATTAAAGGTCTTGAGGATTTTCAAGTGTTATTcggagaaaagaaaacaggaacatataaaatagaacaaagttTCACGAGCAGACTTCAGTGTGATGGTGATTTACCAAATGTGGACATTGTGATTAAAAACTTGACCTCTGACGACATTGGACCATACTGGTGCGAGTACCAAAAGATGGACTTTGATTCCCCTCAACCCTCAAAACAGAGAGGCCAAGGGTCTGTAATCGTGGTTGTGAGAG acacagaacATGAAGAGAAGTGTGAGCAATGGCCTAGTAAGAATCTGGTCCTGGTGTCTGTTGTGATCTGTGCGGTTATCCTGCTCGTTATCCTCCTGGTCTTCTTCATATGGATCGTCAAG ACCAAGACTCTTGGAACCACTGTGAAACCACAGCGCGTCAGCAACAACGATGTTTACGAGGACATGCGAGGAACCATCAGACGCTAA